TCATTGTACTGTCGTCGTCGGGTTCCAACCGATCCGTTGCGTTCGCCAACAAGTATATATGTAAGAATTACTGATAGTAAGGTAAGATTATGGTAGCGGGGACGATCGTCGACGGTTCGCGAACGCACGAGGCCCGATCCAGGGTACCGGAGACGAGGAACCGGGACGGTGATCGACGTGGGTAAGTCGATCGTCCTCGAGTGGACGCCGCTGAACGCGTGCCGCCGCCGACTCGTCTTCGAGCCCCGGGATCTCGGCGGCTGGACCCGAACCGAAGCGGAGCGACGGGACGACGAGTGGCAGATCGTCGATCAGGAGATCGTCACCCACGTCGAACTGGATAGTTCGGGACCCGACGACACCTCGGGCATAACGACCTATCGCGGTCCCTAGCGGAACGTTCGCATCTCGTCGCTTCGATCCGTCGCCGAACGATCTCGTGTTCCGGGAGCGAAACTGTCTTTCCGGTCTGGGCGTAAGTCGGGGGCGATGGTAGATACCGGAGACGCTGCACCCGACTTTACCGCACCGCTCGCGAACGGGGATGTCGACTCCTTTACGCTCTCTGAGCGCCTCGAGGACGAGGCGCCGATCGTCCTCGCGTTCTTCCCCGGCGCGTTCACGGGCGTCTGCACCGACGAGATGTGTACGTTTCAGGACCGTCTCTCGGCGTTCGACGACGTCGACGCGACGGTGTACGGCGTCAGCCGTGACACCCCGTTCGCCCAGAACGAGTTCCGCGAGCAAAACGACCTCGAGTTCGGCCTCATCAGCGACCTGAACAAGGAGATCATCGCCGACTACGGCGTCGAGATGGACTTCGACGACATGGGCGTCTACGGCGTCGCCAAACGCTCCGTGTTCGTCGTCGACGCCGACGGCGAGATCACCTACGCGTGGGTCAGCGACGATCCCGGCGTCGAACCCGAGTACGCCGAGGTCGAGGACGCCGCTGCCGACGCGGCCTGAGGGGGTCTGTTAGA
This genomic window from Natronococcus occultus SP4 contains:
- a CDS encoding redoxin domain-containing protein, producing MVDTGDAAPDFTAPLANGDVDSFTLSERLEDEAPIVLAFFPGAFTGVCTDEMCTFQDRLSAFDDVDATVYGVSRDTPFAQNEFREQNDLEFGLISDLNKEIIADYGVEMDFDDMGVYGVAKRSVFVVDADGEITYAWVSDDPGVEPEYAEVEDAAADAA